A single window of Maylandia zebra isolate NMK-2024a linkage group LG2, Mzebra_GT3a, whole genome shotgun sequence DNA harbors:
- the ctsf gene encoding cathepsin F: MVVILRCCPLIQWLSLAVLLGSVVGLGEDLDRPLLGPPGSSIRVHESDPGLKKALAFAEERYNRVSNAMHLRRVSRVISANKQLVKGIRYTLTVELSNTQCKKSTMLRTCDFYPELNQLKTEVCVFEVWDIPWQGASTLLKQKCQPKVEFEVEESNKVEDPSTSQPLEESVELLGRFKEFMTKYNKVYSSQEEVDRRLRIFHENLKTAEKLQALDQGSAEYGVTKFSDLTEEEFRSTYLNPLLSQWTLHQPMKPATPAKGPSPDSWDWRDHGAVSPVKNQGMCGSCWAFSVIGNIEGQWFLKNGTLLSLSEQELVDCDGLDQACRGGLPSNAYEAIEKLGGLETESDYSYTGHKQRCDFTTGKVAAYINSSVELPKEEKEIAAWLAENGPVSVALNAFAMQFYRKGISHPLKIFCNPWMIDHAVLLVGYGERKGIPFWAIKNSWGEDYGEQGYYNLYRGSNACGINKMCSSAVVN; the protein is encoded by the exons ATGGTGGTCATATTGCGCTGTTGCCCGCTAATCCAGTGGCTGTCCCTGGCCGTTTTGCTGGGCTCGGTTGTCGGACTCGGTGAGGACCTCGACCGGCCTCTCTTAGGGCCCCCCGGCTCTTCTATCCGGGTCCACGAGTCCGACCCGGGTCTTAAGAAGGCTCTGGCCTTTGCAGAGGAGCGATACAACCGGGTCTCCAATGCGATGCATCTCCGCAGAGTCAGCCGGGTCATCTCTGCCAACAAACAG CTGGTTAAAGGGATCCGTTACACTTTAACAGTGGAGCTGAGTAACACTCAATGTAAGAAGTCCACCATGCTCAGGACATGTGACTTCTATCCCGAGTTAAATCAACTCAAG ACAGAAGTCTGCGTCTTCGAGGTGTGGGACATCCCTTGGCAGGGGGCGTCAACCTTGCTCAAACAGAAGTGTCAGCCCAAAG TTGAATTTGAAGTAGAAGAGAGCAACAAGGTAGAGGATCCATCCACCAGCCAGCCTCTGGAG GAGTCGGTGGAGCTGCTGGGCCGGTTTAAAGAGTTCATGACTAAGTACAATAAAGTCTACAGCAGTCAGGAGG AAGTGGACCGCCGTTTGCGCATCTTCCACGAGAACCTGAAGACTGCTGAGAAGCTCCAGGCTTTGGATCAAGGTTCAGCTGAGTATGGAGTCACCAAGTTCAGCGACCTCACCG AGGAGGAGTTTCGCTCTACATACTTAAACCCACTGCTGAGTCAATGGACTCTCCATCAACCAATGAAACCAGCTACTCCCGCCAAAGGCCCCTCGcctgacagctgggattggaGGGATCATGGAGCTGTCAGTCCTGTTAAGAACCAG GGAATGTGTGGATCTTGCTGGGCATTTTCTGTCATAGGCAACATTGAAGGCCAGTGGTTCCTGAAAAATGGAACGTTGCTGTCACTTTCCGAACAAG AGCTGGTTGACTGTGACGGGCTGGACCAAGCGTGCAGAGGCGGGCTTCCATCAAATGCTTATGAAGCTATTGAGAAGCTGG GGGGTCTGGAGACTGAAAGTGACTACTCCTACACCGGGCACAAGCAGAGGTGTGACTTCACCACCGGGAAGGTGGCCGCCTACATCAACAGCTCCGTGGAGCTGCCCAAAGAGGAGAAGG AGATTGCTGCTTGGCTGGCTGAGAATGGGCCAGTCTCTGTTGCTCTGAATGCTTTTGCAATGCAG TTTTACAGGAAGGGCATATCTCACCCTCTGAAGATTTTCTGCAACCCCTGGATGATCGACCACGCTGTGCTGTTGGTGGGATACGGAGAac GTAAAGGTATTCCCTTCTGGGCCATCAAAAACAGCTGGGGGGAGGATTAtggagagcag GGTTACTACAACCTCTACAGGGGCTCCAATGCATGTGGGATCAACAAGATGTGCTCATCTGCTGTAGTCAACTGA